The Deinococcus carri genome contains a region encoding:
- a CDS encoding phospholipase D-like domain-containing protein — protein sequence MGLRFPLPLRPLLLAGLTLGGQAAATEFPVGLGPVVPARPLNEAALTCPAPTDPLERALWNVTTEGGQPDHSCANAFLNYLRTPSTPGQPDAFDRMAEQVRQARSEVLLANMQWQAGEGHPGWTFAQAVRDLYGKVRANPAAYPAGMTVRVSLGGYPDLQRPQGGTQALELVRDLTRLGVPLNDAAAGWHLAVANYDYFPHSHAKLDVIDGVDLTVSGYNYTDVHLPDTVPGGWGLHDLGLRMRGPVAQDGVTVFDDLWRHSRQVSCPPATAAEAVLRSCTLVAPEAPTHPAPAQLLVPAGDARAFLLYRRPGFDQADRAQLALFGAARQSLDLMQVEFSPSLHCWFAYLNPDDCPVTAWPPYFRAILDALERGVKVRALMVDYGTDQFANRSGVALMRLEARRRGLEDRFEARYVTFNMHTKAMTVDDRMVVVGSMNLHFSSWGPLGLNEAVLATTDPRAVAEQRASFEDLWAHHSREIPQEWWMRNVEPPPR from the coding sequence ATGGGCCTGCGCTTTCCTCTTCCCCTCCGCCCGCTGCTGCTGGCAGGCCTGACCCTCGGGGGACAGGCAGCCGCGACAGAGTTCCCGGTGGGGCTGGGACCGGTGGTGCCTGCGCGTCCACTGAACGAGGCGGCCCTGACCTGCCCCGCGCCCACCGACCCGCTGGAACGGGCACTGTGGAACGTGACCACGGAGGGCGGCCAGCCCGACCACTCCTGCGCCAACGCTTTCCTGAACTACCTGCGGACGCCCAGTACGCCGGGGCAGCCGGACGCTTTTGACCGGATGGCAGAACAGGTGCGCCAGGCCCGCAGCGAGGTCCTGCTCGCCAACATGCAGTGGCAGGCGGGTGAGGGGCATCCGGGGTGGACCTTCGCGCAGGCGGTGCGCGACCTGTACGGCAAGGTCAGGGCGAACCCGGCAGCCTATCCGGCGGGCATGACGGTGCGCGTGTCGCTGGGAGGCTACCCGGATCTGCAACGTCCGCAGGGCGGCACGCAGGCGCTGGAACTGGTGCGTGACCTCACGCGGCTGGGCGTGCCGCTGAACGACGCGGCGGCAGGCTGGCACCTGGCCGTCGCCAACTACGATTACTTTCCGCACAGCCACGCCAAGCTGGACGTGATTGACGGCGTGGACCTGACGGTGTCGGGGTACAACTACACCGACGTTCACCTCCCCGACACGGTGCCGGGCGGCTGGGGCCTGCACGACCTGGGCCTGCGGATGCGCGGGCCGGTCGCGCAGGACGGCGTGACTGTGTTCGACGACTTGTGGCGACACTCCCGCCAGGTGAGTTGCCCGCCCGCAACGGCGGCAGAGGCGGTGCTGCGCTCCTGCACCCTGGTCGCGCCCGAGGCCCCCACCCACCCGGCCCCCGCCCAGTTGCTGGTGCCTGCCGGGGACGCGCGGGCCTTCCTGCTGTACCGCCGCCCCGGGTTCGACCAGGCCGACCGCGCGCAGTTGGCGCTGTTCGGCGCGGCGCGGCAGTCGCTCGACCTGATGCAGGTGGAGTTCAGCCCCAGCCTGCACTGCTGGTTCGCCTACCTGAACCCCGACGACTGCCCGGTGACGGCCTGGCCGCCGTACTTCCGCGCCATTCTGGACGCGCTGGAGCGGGGCGTGAAGGTCCGGGCGCTGATGGTGGACTACGGTACCGACCAGTTCGCCAACCGCAGCGGTGTGGCCCTGATGCGCCTGGAGGCACGGCGGCGCGGCCTGGAGGACCGCTTCGAGGCGCGCTACGTCACCTTCAACATGCACACCAAGGCCATGACGGTGGATGACCGGATGGTGGTGGTCGGCAGCATGAACCTGCACTTCTCCTCCTGGGGACCCCTGGGGCTGAACGAGGCCGTACTGGCGACGACTGACCCCCGGGCGGTGGCCGAACAGCGCGCCAGCTTCGAGGACCTGTGGGCACATCACAGCCGTGAGATTCCGCAGGAATGGTGGATGCGGAACGTGGAGCCGCCCCCGCGCTGA
- a CDS encoding PhoH family protein: MRFITSIERVGRAPMQCIRVAAADALYVTEHHIVTHNTLNDAFVILDEAQNTTGEQMKMFLTRMGFSSKVVVTGDVTQIDLPRHVTSGLAVAKRVLSRIEGIAWHEFTDVDVVRHPLVGKIIRAYEQAEDAEQDKRAARRGEFASIPEAEGDAEG; this comes from the coding sequence ATGCGCTTCATCACGAGCATCGAGCGGGTGGGCCGTGCGCCCATGCAGTGCATCCGGGTGGCGGCGGCGGACGCCCTGTACGTCACCGAACACCATATCGTGACGCACAATACCCTGAACGACGCCTTCGTCATCCTCGACGAGGCGCAGAACACCACCGGCGAGCAGATGAAGATGTTCCTGACCCGCATGGGCTTTTCCAGCAAGGTGGTCGTAACCGGCGACGTGACCCAGATCGACCTGCCGCGCCACGTGACCAGCGGCCTCGCGGTCGCCAAGCGCGTGCTGAGCCGCATCGAGGGCATCGCCTGGCACGAGTTCACCGACGTGGACGTGGTGCGTCACCCCCTGGTCGGCAAGATCATCCGGGCCTACGAGCAGGCCGAGGACGCCGAGCAGGACAAGCGGGCCGCCCGCCGGGGCGAGTTCGCCAGCATCCCGGAGGCAGAAGGGGACGCTGAAGGCTGA
- the aroE gene encoding shikimate dehydrogenase, which yields MTYGVPSPGGSASGLLRAFLYADPAAHSLSPAMHRAAFAAAGLQGEYQALRVPVAELPAALEQLRLPGVLGANLSLPHKEAALAHLDDLSEAARAIGAVNTVIHREGRLTGENTDAPGLLAALAEAGAAGGGQAVVLGAGGAARAAVWALRSQGRAVWVLNRTRQKAEALTRDLGGQAASPGGVPWGAVTLLVNASSAGLSDPTSTPLPGFDFTALAPGALVYDMVYQPRETRLLREARAAGVRAENGLGMLAHQARLAFLAWTGVPVPVGVFLGALEARP from the coding sequence GTGACCTACGGCGTGCCCTCTCCTGGCGGTTCGGCTTCCGGCCTGCTGCGTGCCTTCCTGTACGCCGACCCCGCGGCCCACTCGCTGTCTCCGGCCATGCACCGCGCCGCCTTTGCCGCAGCCGGTCTGCAAGGTGAGTATCAGGCGCTGCGGGTTCCGGTGGCGGAGCTTCCGGCGGCGCTGGAGCAGCTCCGCCTGCCCGGCGTGCTGGGCGCGAATCTGAGCCTGCCGCATAAGGAGGCGGCGCTCGCGCATCTCGACGACCTCTCGGAGGCGGCGCGGGCCATCGGGGCCGTGAACACGGTGATTCACCGGGAGGGAAGGCTGACCGGGGAGAACACTGACGCGCCGGGGCTGCTGGCCGCACTGGCGGAGGCCGGGGCGGCGGGCGGGGGCCAGGCGGTGGTGCTGGGAGCCGGCGGGGCGGCGCGGGCCGCCGTGTGGGCGCTGCGCTCGCAGGGCCGGGCCGTCTGGGTGCTGAACCGCACCCGTCAGAAGGCCGAGGCCCTGACCCGTGACCTGGGCGGGCAGGCAGCCTCCCCCGGCGGGGTGCCCTGGGGGGCGGTGACGCTGCTGGTGAATGCCTCCAGCGCGGGCCTCTCCGACCCGACCTCAACGCCCCTCCCCGGCTTCGACTTCACGGCCCTCGCGCCGGGGGCGCTGGTGTACGACATGGTCTATCAGCCCCGCGAGACGCGCCTGTTGCGGGAGGCCCGCGCGGCCGGGGTGCGTGCGGAGAACGGGCTGGGGATGCTGGCGCACCAGGCCCGGCTGGCCTTTCTGGCCTGGACGGGCGTGCCGGTGCCGGTGGGCGTCTTTCTGGGGGCGCTGGAGGCGCGGCCTTGA
- a CDS encoding hybrid sensor histidine kinase/response regulator, translating to MTAPDPAPDHALPEAGQPLRILHLEDNELDHELIAMSLDGELPWPVEIERVEAEAEFLHALDTHRPHLVLSDYALPSYDGLSAFKAAHARAPHLPFIIVTGAMGEEVAVDTLRQGVTDYILKQRLERLPPSVKRAIAEADARDRRERAEQEVRELNLSLRARLEEVERLRGIAEGQRQRLEDQARQLEEALNLQKTFLAETSHELRTPLTALLGYLRRAEREVGGSQTLQDAQRVAENMTRLVNDLLQLSRGELVQGIEMHFVNLGNLVRQVGRDYGVKATTAPDLEIVGDPGRLTQVFVNLVSNAIRVCGSPDLVNLEVWQEGRQACSAVIDHGPGIPDHIKPRVFDKFYRGKEAGSTGLGLTIAQQVVTTHGGTIEVTDTPGGGATFRVCLPTPDEDEEDLDLGLDLHGVADDRLL from the coding sequence ATGACCGCCCCCGATCCCGCCCCCGACCACGCGCTTCCCGAGGCCGGACAGCCCCTGCGGATTCTGCATCTGGAAGACAACGAACTCGACCATGAACTTATTGCGATGAGCCTGGACGGCGAGCTGCCCTGGCCGGTCGAGATCGAGCGCGTGGAGGCCGAGGCCGAGTTCCTGCACGCCCTGGACACGCACCGCCCGCACCTGGTTCTGAGCGACTACGCGCTGCCCAGCTACGACGGCCTGAGCGCCTTCAAGGCCGCGCACGCCCGCGCCCCGCACCTCCCCTTCATCATCGTGACCGGGGCAATGGGTGAGGAGGTGGCGGTGGACACCCTGCGTCAGGGCGTGACCGACTACATCCTCAAGCAGCGGCTGGAGCGCCTGCCCCCCAGCGTCAAGCGTGCCATCGCGGAGGCCGATGCCCGCGACCGCCGCGAACGCGCCGAGCAGGAGGTGCGCGAGCTGAACCTCTCGCTGCGTGCCCGCCTGGAGGAGGTCGAGCGGCTGCGCGGCATCGCGGAGGGCCAGCGCCAGCGCCTGGAAGACCAGGCCCGGCAACTCGAAGAAGCCCTCAACCTCCAGAAGACCTTCCTGGCCGAGACCAGCCACGAACTCCGCACGCCGCTGACGGCCCTGCTGGGGTACCTGCGCCGCGCCGAACGCGAGGTGGGCGGTTCCCAGACCTTGCAGGACGCGCAGCGCGTGGCCGAGAACATGACCCGTCTGGTCAACGATCTGCTGCAACTCTCGCGCGGCGAACTGGTGCAGGGCATCGAGATGCACTTCGTGAACCTGGGCAACCTGGTGCGGCAGGTGGGGCGCGACTACGGCGTCAAGGCCACCACGGCCCCCGACCTGGAAATCGTGGGTGATCCGGGCCGCCTGACGCAGGTGTTCGTGAATCTGGTCAGCAACGCCATTCGCGTGTGCGGTTCGCCCGATCTGGTCAATCTGGAGGTGTGGCAGGAGGGGCGGCAGGCCTGCTCCGCCGTGATCGACCACGGCCCCGGCATCCCCGACCACATCAAGCCGCGCGTGTTCGACAAGTTCTACCGGGGCAAGGAAGCCGGGTCCACCGGCCTGGGCCTCACCATCGCCCAGCAGGTCGTGACCACCCACGGCGGCACCATCGAGGTCACGGACACGCCCGGCGGCGGGGCCACCTTCCGCGTCTGCCTCCCCACCCCCGACGAGGACGAGGAAGACCTCGACCTGGGTCTGGACCTGCACGGCGTGGCCGACGACCGCCTGCTCTGA
- a CDS encoding PAS domain S-box protein: MRGALSRQRRIPLAVLVLVLLLSVFTALLLNHFVVGQQDARFGREVSAYTASLRNRLSDYDNLLRAARSFWQVQGGPDQATFSAYVDQLDLEQRYPGVLAVGFVRWVQGPNGAAHAPIGRIAPLTAVNRTALGFDMMSEPCRRAAILRARDRGDLQSSCPVKLVQRGPDGEQLDGLLLLLPVREGGDLRGLMYLALRTDHFLAGLTPPDAMPGVAVRTLLNGEVLGAPDAEEHVSFRGRTSLKAAGGDWELAFSAPGSFGRDAVAEVPVVVLVAGLLVAGLAFLLTQAQVRARERAEEASRTLAESRVRLEQSRAEFEAIFQSIQDAAAFADAEGRVRLVNRALTEQFGYTPGALVGEVLGRLHLDRRLEGRSTFQALTTPYRREDGSVFSGEAQRSEVVGQQGEVLGLLEVVRDVTDRVEAERAVQAEERRSRAVLDAIPHMLWVSDPQGNVTYVNAQHRERLGGEQVRERVHPEDRATYDGLWAEAAATHARAQCEVRLAVGPGHTYRWFVLRVAPISAGVGEDPSPDTHGSVTEWVASATDIHDRLVAERLAQRSEERYRGVLEGMPQIVWLTDPHGQPTYFNRRWEEYVGPERSGSGFLNLIHPEDRGEYQMRWAAAVRHQRPFEAEHRLLGAEDRYRTFVTRGLPVRDAQGQVLEWVGTSTDVDDQVYAEAASRLLADVSEQLSARAEDPLASRGGHYHVALELITQRLAESAALWGMPPELPLLATSRLDLRQISPPAQEAARQALAQVAASDDPLFVHDAQYPMLHEVNATGAVLYPLVGRDGSVRGVLGLAYRQAATDRDHDLAHELAKRFATALDNDALRLEAEEAQADLQLLNQSLEERVQQRTLELQDANRELEAFSYSVSHDLRTPLRHIVGFGDLLRKEVAGGMSPKSERYLGVITDAAGRMSQLIDDLLEFSRMGRQELRRGPVDLNAAVREVWQTLEPDRVGRDIVAEFGPLPTVQGDSALLTQVLTNLLSNAIKYTRTREQARISVTAQASAQEVTVIVRDNGVGFDPKYTDKLFGVFQRLHRAEEFEGTGIGLANVRRIVTRHGGRVHAEALPGEGAAFFVTLPLTPPTGDAA, from the coding sequence TTGAGGGGGGCGCTGTCCCGCCAGCGGCGCATTCCCCTGGCGGTGCTGGTGCTGGTGCTGCTGCTGAGCGTCTTCACGGCGCTGCTGCTCAACCACTTCGTGGTGGGGCAGCAGGACGCACGCTTCGGGCGCGAGGTGAGCGCCTACACCGCCAGCCTGCGTAACCGCCTGAGCGACTACGACAACCTGCTGCGGGCGGCCCGGTCCTTCTGGCAGGTGCAGGGTGGCCCGGATCAGGCGACCTTCTCGGCCTACGTGGATCAGCTCGACCTGGAGCAGCGTTATCCCGGCGTGCTGGCGGTCGGGTTCGTCCGCTGGGTGCAGGGGCCGAACGGCGCTGCACATGCACCTATCGGGCGAATCGCCCCCCTGACCGCCGTGAACCGCACGGCGCTGGGCTTCGACATGATGTCCGAACCGTGCCGCCGCGCGGCCATCTTGCGCGCGCGCGACCGGGGAGACCTCCAGAGCAGCTGTCCGGTGAAGCTGGTGCAGCGTGGCCCGGATGGCGAGCAGCTCGACGGGCTGCTGCTGCTCCTGCCGGTGCGTGAGGGCGGCGACCTGCGGGGACTGATGTACCTCGCGCTGCGCACCGACCACTTCCTGGCGGGGCTGACGCCGCCGGACGCCATGCCGGGCGTGGCCGTGCGGACCCTGCTGAACGGCGAGGTTCTGGGCGCGCCGGACGCCGAGGAGCACGTCAGCTTTCGCGGCCGCACCTCTCTGAAGGCGGCGGGGGGCGACTGGGAACTGGCCTTCAGCGCGCCGGGCAGCTTCGGGCGGGACGCGGTGGCGGAAGTGCCGGTCGTGGTGCTGGTGGCGGGGCTGCTGGTGGCGGGCCTGGCCTTTTTGCTGACCCAGGCGCAGGTGCGGGCGCGCGAGCGGGCCGAGGAGGCCAGCCGGACCCTGGCGGAGTCGCGGGTCCGGCTGGAGCAGTCGCGGGCCGAGTTCGAGGCGATTTTCCAGTCGATTCAGGACGCGGCGGCCTTCGCGGACGCGGAGGGCCGGGTGCGGCTGGTCAACCGCGCCCTGACCGAGCAGTTCGGCTACACGCCGGGGGCGCTGGTGGGCGAGGTGCTGGGGCGGCTGCACCTCGACCGCCGCCTGGAGGGCCGCTCGACCTTTCAGGCGCTCACCACGCCCTACCGCCGGGAGGACGGCAGCGTGTTTTCCGGCGAGGCGCAGCGCAGCGAGGTGGTGGGCCAGCAGGGTGAGGTGCTGGGGCTGCTGGAGGTCGTGCGCGACGTGACCGACCGGGTGGAGGCCGAGCGGGCCGTGCAGGCCGAGGAACGCCGCTCGCGCGCGGTGCTGGACGCCATCCCCCACATGCTGTGGGTGAGTGACCCGCAGGGGAACGTGACCTACGTGAACGCGCAGCACCGTGAGCGTCTGGGCGGCGAGCAGGTACGCGAGCGGGTCCATCCCGAGGACCGCGCCACCTACGACGGCCTGTGGGCCGAGGCCGCCGCCACCCACGCGCGCGCCCAGTGCGAGGTGCGGCTCGCGGTGGGGCCGGGCCACACCTACCGCTGGTTCGTGCTGCGCGTGGCCCCCATCTCTGCCGGGGTCGGTGAGGACCCCTCGCCGGACACCCACGGCAGCGTGACCGAGTGGGTGGCGAGCGCGACCGACATCCACGACCGCCTGGTGGCCGAGCGCCTGGCCCAACGCAGCGAGGAACGTTACCGGGGGGTGCTGGAGGGGATGCCGCAGATCGTCTGGCTCACCGACCCGCACGGCCAGCCCACCTACTTCAACCGCCGCTGGGAGGAGTACGTGGGGCCGGAACGGTCCGGCTCCGGCTTCCTGAACCTGATTCACCCGGAAGACCGCGGCGAGTACCAGATGCGCTGGGCCGCCGCCGTCCGCCACCAGCGGCCCTTCGAGGCCGAACACCGTCTGCTGGGCGCGGAGGACCGTTACCGCACCTTCGTGACGCGCGGCCTGCCGGTCCGTGACGCGCAGGGGCAGGTGCTGGAGTGGGTGGGCACCAGCACCGACGTGGACGATCAGGTCTACGCCGAGGCTGCCTCGCGCCTGCTGGCCGACGTGTCCGAGCAGCTTTCGGCGCGTGCGGAGGACCCGCTGGCCTCGCGCGGCGGGCATTACCACGTGGCGCTGGAACTGATCACGCAGCGGCTGGCCGAGAGTGCGGCACTGTGGGGGATGCCGCCCGAACTGCCGCTGCTGGCGACCTCCCGCCTCGATCTGCGCCAGATCTCGCCCCCCGCGCAGGAGGCGGCCCGGCAGGCCCTGGCGCAGGTCGCGGCGAGCGACGACCCGCTGTTTGTCCACGACGCCCAGTACCCGATGCTGCACGAGGTCAACGCGACGGGCGCGGTCCTGTATCCCCTGGTGGGCCGCGACGGATCGGTGCGCGGCGTGCTGGGTCTGGCCTACCGGCAGGCCGCCACCGACCGCGACCACGACCTCGCCCACGAACTCGCCAAGCGCTTTGCCACGGCGCTCGACAACGACGCGCTGCGGCTGGAAGCGGAGGAGGCCCAGGCCGACCTCCAGCTGCTCAACCAGTCGCTGGAAGAACGGGTGCAGCAGCGCACGCTGGAGCTTCAGGACGCCAACCGCGAGCTGGAAGCCTTCAGCTACAGCGTGTCTCACGACCTGCGGACGCCGCTGCGCCATATCGTGGGTTTCGGGGACCTGCTGCGCAAGGAAGTCGCCGGGGGCATGTCGCCCAAGAGCGAGCGGTACCTGGGCGTCATCACCGACGCGGCGGGGCGCATGAGCCAGCTGATCGACGACCTGCTGGAGTTCTCGCGCATGGGCCGCCAGGAACTGCGGCGCGGCCCGGTGGACCTGAACGCCGCGGTGCGCGAGGTCTGGCAGACGCTGGAACCCGACCGCGTGGGCCGCGACATCGTGGCCGAGTTCGGACCGCTGCCCACCGTGCAGGGCGACTCGGCGCTGCTGACCCAGGTGCTGACCAACCTGCTGTCCAACGCCATCAAGTACACCCGCACCCGCGAGCAGGCCCGCATCAGCGTGACTGCGCAGGCCAGCGCCCAGGAGGTGACCGTGATCGTGCGGGACAACGGCGTGGGCTTCGACCCCAAGTACACGGATAAACTGTTTGGTGTGTTTCAACGCCTGCACCGCGCCGAGGAGTTCGAGGGGACCGGCATCGGCCTCGCCAACGTCCGCCGCATCGTGACCCGCCACGGGGGCCGGGTGCATGCCGAGGCCCTGCCGGGCGAGGGTGCCGCCTTTTTCGTCACCCTGCCCCTGACGCCCCCCACTGGAGATGCCGCATGA
- the ybeY gene encoding rRNA maturation RNase YbeY, which translates to MIDLIARKTPPAGLRPALRASLAAAMRHFGVEDREVTVVLVGDRAIRALKQEHWGEDAATDVLSFPTWEPGDPFMPPHLGDIIISLDTAGRQAQARGHSLTREVALLASHGLTHLVGHDHPHAEGLGFEEGATGPEWQVFHDAWAAARAALPEGT; encoded by the coding sequence GTGATTGACCTGATCGCCCGCAAGACCCCGCCCGCCGGCCTGCGCCCCGCCCTGCGCGCCAGCCTCGCGGCAGCCATGCGGCATTTCGGCGTGGAGGACCGTGAGGTGACGGTGGTGCTGGTGGGCGACCGGGCCATCCGCGCGCTCAAGCAGGAGCACTGGGGCGAGGACGCCGCCACCGACGTGCTGAGTTTTCCCACCTGGGAACCCGGCGACCCCTTCATGCCGCCGCACCTGGGCGACATCATCATCAGCCTGGACACGGCGGGGCGGCAGGCGCAGGCGCGCGGGCACAGCCTCACGCGCGAGGTGGCGCTGCTCGCCAGCCACGGCCTCACGCACCTGGTGGGGCACGACCACCCGCACGCGGAGGGCCTGGGCTTCGAGGAGGGCGCGACCGGGCCGGAATGGCAGGTCTTCCACGACGCCTGGGCGGCGGCACGCGCGGCCCTCCCAGAAGGCACATGA
- a CDS encoding diacylglycerol kinase family protein: MRSDGSALSLRRWVRSAGFAWAGVSQAYRTQANFRIEVWAGVLAVALALLLRAPLAPILLACALVLGLELVNTALEAVVDLVSPELHPLAKVAKDAAAGAVLVASVGALLVGLAVLGPPLLRALG; this comes from the coding sequence ATGAGGTCGGACGGCTCAGCCCTCTCGCTCCGCCGCTGGGTGCGCTCGGCGGGCTTCGCGTGGGCGGGCGTCTCGCAGGCCTACCGCACCCAGGCGAACTTCCGCATTGAGGTGTGGGCGGGGGTCCTGGCCGTGGCGCTGGCGCTGCTGCTGCGCGCGCCCCTCGCTCCCATCCTGCTGGCCTGCGCGCTGGTGCTGGGTCTGGAACTGGTCAACACGGCGCTGGAGGCGGTGGTGGACCTCGTCAGTCCGGAGCTGCACCCCCTCGCGAAGGTGGCGAAGGACGCGGCGGCGGGGGCCGTACTGGTCGCCAGCGTGGGCGCGCTACTGGTGGGGCTGGCCGTGCTGGGGCCGCCGCTGCTGCGCGCCCTGGGCTGA
- a CDS encoding glycerol-3-phosphate acyltransferase, with amino-acid sequence MAFLSVLLLGVAFVVGSLPLGHWLLARLGVNTRTHSAYNLGVENVLRRVGPGPALTSAALDFAKGFVAVLMASSLHSPELCVLAALAAYLGHLNPPRFLYGDMPPRGRGNLVLLGVLAGLSVAGGLSLWLTVLPVVVYATAVGFWGYVSTATVAGLLTFAGLVALSPLGIPAKLGALGLLVAATWRFKENLGRILDRTEPRFGEDVPMAGKRPDQVVTAFMIHPMTLENFWQSSRFAWMKPLVERGVISEASVRQMAQNLRPMKVGELHGIKTVEGKEIRCYLLSSPLLPDVFRDQPELATRRAIEGARLAHELGAEVFGLGAFWSVVGNKGVDVQAAVPEITVTNGGAYTSGTIKAAIPGILEHFQQTGRDLKQATAGIVGANGVVAFGIARTIAPQVGKIIMVGRDMERLNRSANTLRRAAKDTEIVTTTDYSTLKEADLIFSATSDPNPVIFPQHVKPGAWLFDEGRPADVDESVREVPGARIIPGGVVRPPGGMTSNIDLQFGEGAVPACLAETLIIAATGEHDRKSLGPQTLTENINFFVEQAEELGFTVVD; translated from the coding sequence ATGGCCTTTCTGTCCGTCCTGCTCCTGGGTGTCGCGTTCGTGGTGGGGAGCCTGCCGCTGGGGCACTGGCTGCTTGCCCGCCTGGGGGTGAACACGCGCACCCACAGCGCCTACAACCTGGGGGTCGAGAACGTGCTGCGGCGGGTGGGGCCGGGACCGGCGCTGACGAGCGCGGCGCTGGACTTCGCCAAGGGGTTCGTGGCCGTGCTGATGGCCTCCAGCCTCCACTCGCCGGAACTGTGCGTGCTGGCGGCCCTCGCGGCGTACCTGGGGCACCTCAACCCGCCGCGCTTCCTGTACGGCGACATGCCCCCGCGCGGGCGCGGCAACCTGGTACTGCTGGGCGTGCTGGCGGGGCTGTCGGTGGCGGGCGGCCTGAGCCTGTGGCTGACGGTGCTGCCGGTGGTCGTGTACGCCACCGCCGTGGGTTTCTGGGGGTACGTGAGCACGGCGACAGTTGCGGGGCTGCTGACCTTCGCGGGGCTGGTGGCGCTGTCGCCGCTGGGCATTCCCGCCAAGCTGGGGGCGCTGGGGCTGCTGGTGGCCGCCACCTGGCGCTTCAAGGAAAACCTGGGGCGCATCCTCGACCGCACCGAGCCGCGCTTCGGGGAGGACGTGCCGATGGCCGGGAAACGCCCCGACCAGGTGGTGACGGCCTTCATGATTCACCCCATGACGCTGGAGAACTTCTGGCAGTCCTCGCGCTTCGCGTGGATGAAACCGCTGGTCGAGCGCGGCGTCATCAGCGAGGCGAGCGTGCGGCAGATGGCGCAGAACCTGCGCCCCATGAAGGTGGGCGAACTGCACGGCATCAAGACGGTGGAGGGCAAGGAAATCCGCTGCTACCTGCTGAGCAGCCCCCTCCTCCCCGACGTGTTCCGCGACCAGCCCGAACTCGCCACCCGCCGCGCCATCGAGGGTGCCCGCCTCGCGCACGAGCTGGGGGCGGAGGTGTTCGGCCTGGGGGCCTTCTGGAGCGTGGTGGGCAACAAGGGCGTGGACGTGCAGGCCGCCGTGCCCGAGATCACGGTCACCAACGGCGGGGCCTACACCAGCGGCACCATCAAGGCCGCCATTCCCGGCATCCTGGAACACTTCCAGCAGACGGGCCGCGACCTGAAGCAGGCGACAGCGGGCATCGTGGGCGCGAACGGCGTGGTGGCGTTCGGCATCGCGCGCACCATCGCGCCGCAGGTGGGCAAGATCATCATGGTCGGGCGCGACATGGAGCGGCTGAACCGCAGCGCGAACACCCTGCGCCGCGCGGCAAAGGACACCGAAATCGTCACCACCACGGACTACAGCACCCTCAAGGAGGCCGACCTGATCTTCAGCGCCACCTCCGACCCGAACCCCGTCATCTTTCCGCAGCACGTCAAGCCCGGGGCCTGGCTTTTCGACGAGGGCCGCCCCGCCGACGTGGACGAGAGCGTGCGCGAGGTCCCCGGCGCGCGCATCATTCCCGGCGGCGTGGTGCGCCCCCCCGGCGGCATGACCAGCAACATCGACCTGCAATTCGGGGAGGGCGCGGTGCCCGCCTGCCTCGCGGAGACGCTGATCATCGCCGCGACGGGCGAACACGACCGCAAGAGCCTGGGGCCGCAGACGCTGACGGAGAACATCAATTTCTTCGTGGAGCAGGCGGAGGAGCTGGGCTTCACGGTGGTGGATTGA
- a CDS encoding OsmC family protein — protein MTVSNKKTLHVTWLGEQRYVGVSESGHQLLIDNSPVKVGVSPMEALLGALATCTAYDIVEIMKKRRTPLTSYRIEVEGERADTAPKRYTTITVRHIASGEGLTQEALEKAAHLSHEKYCSVAASLNSEIVLETRVE, from the coding sequence ATGACGGTTTCCAACAAGAAGACCCTGCATGTCACGTGGTTGGGCGAGCAACGGTATGTCGGCGTCAGCGAGAGCGGCCACCAGCTTCTGATCGACAATAGTCCCGTCAAGGTCGGCGTCTCCCCGATGGAGGCGCTGCTGGGTGCCCTGGCGACCTGCACCGCCTACGACATCGTGGAGATCATGAAAAAGCGCCGCACGCCCCTCACTAGCTACCGCATCGAGGTGGAGGGCGAGCGCGCCGATACTGCCCCCAAGCGCTACACCACCATCACCGTGCGGCACATCGCCAGCGGCGAGGGCCTGACCCAGGAGGCCCTGGAAAAGGCCGCCCACCTCAGCCACGAGAAGTACTGCTCGGTGGCGGCGAGCCTGAACAGCGAGATTGTGTTGGAAACGCGGGTCGAGTAG